Part of the Bacteriovorax stolpii genome, TCTTGCACATCCTCTTCCCCAGCTTACTACACCAGCAAGAACCGGACGTCCGTCTGTTCCAGTGATTGTAAGTGGTCCACCAGAGTCACCTTGGCAAGAATCTTTTTGTCCTTCAGGGAAACCTGCTGCGATCATAGTTGAATCAACTTGACCATTGTATGAAGTTGGAGCGTTTGCTGTTTCATTGCTTACGATTGGAACATCAACCATTCTTAGAACGTATGAAACACTTCCGTTCTCTCTTGTAGCTCCCCATCCTAGAACAGTAGAAACTACACCAGCATCGATTGCCCCAGTTTTAACTAGCTCAGGATCGATCATTCCAATGCTTCTTAGACCTGTTGCTTCGAAGTCGATTGGGTTTTTAAGCTCAAGAAGAGCGAAGTCGTAGCTGTATTTGCTAGCGTTGTTTTTTGGGTGAATATAAGATTTCTTCACTTCAAGCTTAATTCTTCCAGATGCGTTTAGGTCAACGTTTCCACCTGTGATTGGGCGAGTGAAGATCGACTTACAGTGAGCTGCTGTAAGGATCCATTTTTCATTAATGATTGAACCAGCACACCCACCACCGATAGATACGATGTATCTTGTTTCAGTTTGAGCAGGGTCAACAACGACACCACCAACGATCTTATCTTGAGAGATCGCAGCGTTTGAGAAAAGTACTGTTAATGATAGAAGAGAGAGATTGAAAATATTTTTCATAAATTACCATCCTTGATAGATAAGATGATAGACCTCATGGACAAATCTGCAATTCATTTGCAGTAATGTAATATTTTGTTAGGGTTTGGTTAGAATCAAAGCCGAGTAGAGAACTCGGCTTTGTGGATTTTGTGAAATTCTAAAAGTTACTTTGAAATTACTTCATCATTGAATTTTTAATTTTAAGTTTTCTTTTCTTAATTGATGTTGAATTGAGAGTTTGGCCAGCCATTCGGGTGGAACACCAATTTTTTTAGCCAGTGTTATACACAGTTTTATGCTGACATTGGATTTATCTTTTTCCAAGTCACACAGACGTTGCTTGGAGATCCCCAGAAACTTGGCGAACTCTGTTTGAGAGAGTTCTTCACCCTGGCGATGGGCCTTTAAGAATCCACCTAAGCTTAAAGTTTCATTTTTTTTAGTAGTCATGAAATCCTTTAAATTTGCGTGCCTCTTGAAGTCCGATATCTGTTATTAGATCAACCCAGTATAAGTACTTTTGATAAATATATGAGGGGACTTTCTTAAGGTCTCTTTCCGCATTTCTCGAAATAACGACTCTTGTCACAATTGATGACTCCTTATTTGTACGTAAAAAATACGTACTGGTCAATAAGCAAAAATCAAGTGCAAACAAAAGATGAAGGGGAAAATGTTAAATGATTAAAATATGGAAACTGGCAGAAGACTCTGCCAGTTTATTTAGAGATTATTGGTCAATAAATCTACAGTTTGAAGTCGTAACAGCAGTCCCTTTAGCGTTGATCCACTGAAGTCCGTCTTCTTCACCTTTTTTTCCGTGCTTGATATCAATTTCACCAGTCACTTTTTGACCAGATCTTGCAGGGGCATAGATGCCAACGTGTTTTTTAGAATCGATTGCTTCAGTTTTAAGTGTGCTCGTTAAATCGATATCGCACGTGATTGAACGTGTGAATGGATTCATAAGAACCGCTTCATACTTAGCTTTTGCTTTTTTAGAGAATGCTCTTTCGTTAACATCTGTGATGGTCACAGTGACTGCATTTCTTAATTGGTCAGCTTGTTTAGCTGTCATTGGCCCGTCTTCCGGACGCTCGTAACCAAAGGCGCTTACTACAGTTAAAAGAAGAGAAGTTGCGATTAATGTTTTCATAGAACCTCCGGGCGTTTGTTTATAACGCAGGCGCTAGAGTTGCAACCCCTTCGAAGCTAAAATTTCTTTTATCGAAGGGGGTAAGTTCTTGATTATTTGTCTAGTTTTGGAAAAACAGCTGTCTTGAAAGTGCTTCGAGCTCCTTTGGCGAGCGCTCCCAGATTTCATACATACTTTTTCCAATCTTATCCGGAATGATGTCTTCAATTTCGGCCTCCACGTCAATTAAGAGGTTCATTGCCATTTCATGGGGCGCAGTCATCTGCATTGTGCTGCCTTTATTCATGTCAGTATCAATTGCACCTGGATTCACAATATGAACAGGAATGTTGTGTTGGGCGAGCTCAATTCTTGCAGCTTGAGAGATGGAGTAGAGTGCTGCCTTTGAAGCGGAGTAACCTGCAATAAAAGGAAAGTTCGTAAACTTTGCAATTGAAGCGATATTGATCATGCGCGCTTCTTTATTTTTCATGAGCACTGGAAGAAAGGCCCTCATCATTTCAATGGTGGCAAAATAATTAATCTCCATGTCTTCTCTAAAATCATGAGTGCTCTCACCAAATAAACTACCAGGGTGCAAAACACCTGCATTGTTGATCAAGATTTGTACATCAAGGGCCATGTTGGCTGCCGCAAGCCTTTGATCCTGATTGGAAATATCAAGTGTCAGAGGGATAATTCTTTCATCTTGAAAGACAGAAAGAGCATTTTTGTCTCTAGCGCAGGCGTATATTTTTTTGACTTCTTTTTTTAGACACGCTTCGACTAAAGCTTTACCTATTCCACGATTGGCCCCAGTAATTAAAACTATTTTGTCACGAAATTCCATAATGACCTCCTACTGATAAGAATCATAGTTTTAATAGCAGGTATTTTCTCGCGGTAAGCGGACCTCATCGTTTTACAAGGAGAGTATCTTTGTTATAATTTTCTTCAAGATGAAACACACCAATTTAAGACCAAAACCAAAATTTCGAATTATTAAATCAAGCGGAGAGATTGAAAAATTTTCCGAGAAAAAACTTCGAAACTCTCTGAGACGATCAGGACTAAAAGAAAAAGACTGTCAGCGCATTTCTAAAACTGTTTCTAGTAGTGTGCTTGATGGGACGACGTCAAAAGATATTTACCGCAAGACCATTAAGCTGGTGAAACGTCAGTCTCCGATAGCGGCAGCTCACTACTCGTTAAAGCGCGCCCTTTTAAACTTAGGACCGACTGGTTATGAGTTTGAACATTTTGTCGGGAAATATTTTGAAAACCAGGGTTATCAAACGAGTGTCGGTGTTACTCTTCAGGGAGGAATTGTCCGCCACGAAGTTGATGTCGTCGCTTCAAAGCCCAATTACAATATCTACACTGAATGCAAATTCCACAATAACGGTGGAAAGAAAAACGATATCAAGGTCGCCCTTTACGTCAAAGCGCGATGGGATGATTTAAAAAATGGGCCCGATGGAAAATACCTGCGCGGTTACGCCCTGGCCACTAACACTGTTTTTACTAAAGACGCCATCACTTATGCCGAAGGTGTGGGGCTTCTTCTCTTAGGAGTGAATGCTCCGGAAGGGGAGACATTTTTAGATATCATTAAAAAACATAAACTCTATCCCATTACCGCGCTCGTGCGCTTAAAAAAAGTTCATTGCAAAGAATTGTTAAAAAGAGAAATTATCCTGTGCTCAGAACTTTTAACTGAAGACAAGCTGATGTTAAAAATCGGCATGAAGCCTGAAGAAGTGAGCACGGTCATTAAAGATATTCACACACTGCTTGGATTATAGGAGATTTTTATGAAGCTTACATTTGTCGGTGCCACTGATGAAGTGACCGGTTCAATGACATTAATTCAAACTCCTTCCGGGAAAGTACTGGTTGACTGCGGAATGCACCAGGGAAGTTTAGAGAGTGTGCAGAAAAACCTTGATCCACTGCCCTTTGATCCAAGAGACATAAAGGCCATTTTTCTTACACACGCTCACCTTGATCACTCAGGCTCGATTCCCCATTTAGTGAAGCTTGGTTTTAGAGGAAGTATTTTTTGTACGCGAGCAACGATGAAGCTCGCTCTACTTATTATGGCCGACAGTGCCCACATCATTGAGGAAACGGAAAACCACCCGCTTAAAAATTATTACGGGGTGGAAGAAGTCGTGAAGACGACATCTTTTTTTGTTGTGAAAGAAATGGGTTCAACTTTCTCTTTCCTCGACTTAAAAGTAAGCATGCTTCCGGCCGGACATATCTTAGGAGCCGTCTCATATCTTTTTGAGGATGAAGACAAAAAACGCGTCGTCTTCTCAGGAGACCTGGGAAGACATGATGATCCACTCAATTCGCCACCTCCTCCTTGTCCGAAAGCGGACGTGGTCGTACTTGAATCAACTTATGGTGGGAAGTTAAGAAAAGGGGATTTGCAAAAAGATCTCGCTGACTTTTTAAAACTCGTAAAGAAAGAATCAAAAGTTGGAATCATCGCGAGTTTTGCCGTCTCTCGTGCCCAGCTCTTAATCACACTCATTCACCAATACAATTTTGAGCATCCGGAAGATAAAGTCCGCTTTGTGATTGATGGACCGATGATGAGTGGAGCTAACCGCATCTATCAACAGTTCACCGAGCTCACTGAAATGGCCGAGGAACTTAGGCATGCTCTGGGGGATGTCGAAGTAATCGACAACATCCGCGAATGGCATTCCATTCAAAAACAAAAAGGCCCTATTGTCATCATTTCTTCAAGTGGGATGATTACAGGGGGAAGAATCTGGCGTTACCTGGAAAATTGGCAGGCCGATAAAAATGCCGTCCTCTTTTTACCGGGATACCAGGCGGCCAATACGGCCGGAAGAAAACTAAGCGAAGGGGCTCGTGAAGTTAAGAATGAGGAAGGGAAAATCATCCACTGGTCAGGAAGTGTGATTTCATCCCAGGCCTTCTCTTCACATGCGGATCAGGATGAACTTATTGAATGGATCAGCGAGCTGGATAAATCGACTCATATTTACCTTAACCATGGCGACCCTGATGCCAAGGTCGCCCTGAGAAAGAAGCTTAAGAGCTTAGGGTTTGAGAAGTGTGATATTGCTCAGGCAGAAAATTAATTAGTCTTAATAATTGCGCCGGGAAGTTTTGGAAGAGACATTTTTGCTCTATAAAGATCAATTTCGTATTGGGCCGATAGCCAGAAGTCTGGCGTCGTTTGAAAAGAAGAAGCGAGTTTTAAGGCCATTTCGGCAGATAAGGTCGTTTTTCCATTTACCAGTCGATTAATCACTTTGATATCAACTTGTATATGGTCGGCCAATTCTTTCTGAGTTAATCCCAAAGGTTTTAAAAATTCTTCGGAAAGAATTTCTCCTGGATTCGTCGGTGGTCTTTGATAGTTTATTTTATTCATAAGGCCTCTTTAAAAGTGGTAATCAACTATTTCAACATTCGCTGGACCATCTTCACTCCAGATAAAAATAATTCTCCACTGGTCGTTAATTCTTATACTGTAATGACCGATTAAATCACCTTTAAGAGCTTTGAGCCTGTTTCCAGGTGGAGCTTTTAAATCATCCAACCGTTTTGCGTAGTTTAACATATCCAGCTTTCTTAAAACTACTTTAGATAAAAATTTCCATTGGCAATTCTTGGGAGGAATTCCCGTTTCTATAAAATCTTGAAGTTGAATCTCCCTGAAACTGACAATAACCATTTATACCTCATCTAGGTATACCCTAGAGAAACTTTTTAATGATTTAGTTAGTGCAAGATTTCAGAGGCGGTAAAAATAAAAAGCCCCTGAAATAGTTCAGGGGCTTTGATGAAATTTTAAAAAATTGATAAAGATTAGAGTGATTTATATTTCTCAAACGCCTTCTCTGCAATCGCAATAGAACGAAGCCAGAAATCACTTTTTGAAATGTCCTCATTGAAGTGCTTTTTTACTAAGTTCTCTGCCGTCATGCGACCTGTGTCTTTAAGTAGCTCTACATAACGAGCATGGAAGTCTTTTCCAAGGGCTTCTCGCTTAGAGTAAATCCCCAAGCTAAACAGGTATCCAAAGAGGTAAGGGTAGTTATAAAAACTTCTCTCCGACATTGAGAAGTGAAGCTTACTTGCCCAGAACATCTCATCATATTCAGAGAGCGTGTCGCCGTACCAGATTTTCTGGCCTTCAATCATGATATTTTTCGTCTCTTCTACCGTGACATTCTTTTCTAATCTCTTTTCGACAAAACGCTTTTCAAATTCATAGCGCGCCGGAATGTTGATCATCAGGCTTTGAACGGATTGGATCTCCTGCCATAGGATGGCCTTTAGCTCATCTTTTGATTCGGATGTTTTTAAGAGATAATCGCGCACAACTGTTTCTGCAAAAATCGAAGCTGTCTCAGCTAATGTCATAGGGTACGAACATTCGCTAATAGGCAAATCTTTCATCACCCAATTGTGGTAAGCGTGGCCGATTTCATGAGCAAGCGTGATCACGTTTTTCATACTTCCATCGTAAGTCATAAACACGCGAGTCTCTCTGACTTTGGCGTAGCCTGTACAGTAAGCTCCCTGAGCGCGGTTTTCAGATGGAGCACAATCAATCCATTTTTTATCGGCCATCATCTGAGCGAAGTCTGCCATCGAAGGGTCTACTTCACTGAAAGCGGCCTTGATGATTTCAATGGCCTTTGGGAAACTGATTTTACTTGCTGTCGTCTTAGCTGGATAAGGCGCCATTAAATCCCATGGGCCCATTTGAGGGACGTTAAGATCGCGGGCCATCGTCCTTAAAACCTCTTGCCCAAAAGCTCTCTTGTCGAAAGTCGTGTTCATTAAAGCATCAAGAGTCGTTCTCGTGATATTGGCCGCATGACAAGTTTGATCAAGGTAGTGCAGTTGTTTTTTTGTCGATCTCACTTTGTAGTTTTCATTTCTCCAGCCGTTAATCGAATTTAAAATCGCACATGCGCTGATTTCTTGCCCACGCCAGCCTTCATTGATCGCTCGATATGCACTTTCGCGTTTTTTTCTATCAGGATTAGAGTAAAGGTTGTTGGCACTTGAAAGCGCCATTGTCTCACCATCGACGTTAACTTTAAGCGCTCCAGAAATTTCGTTATAAAGTTTTCCCCAAGCAGAAAGACCATCAAGGGCAAAACCCGTCAGAAGAACTTCTTCATTGGTGCTCAACAAGTGATCGTTTTGTTCGCGCTGTCTTCCAAGAGCGAAGTGAAGCTCTTTTGTTCTCTTGTCGTCCAGGAAGAGAGTTAAGAAATCAGTCGGTGAGCGTTGCACGCAAATGGAAATGGGCTTAAACGCCTTCAGGTAATTCGTCCAAAGTTTTTGTCCTCTTGCTTGAAGGTTTTTTGCTTCCTTGTTTTGTGTATTCACCGACAGGGCCGTCATTGAATAGACCATGACCTGGTAGTAGGTGATGTTAGTTTCAAGATAACGGTGGTAGAGCTCGATAGTGAGTTCTAAGTTTTTGTAGAGGTCTGTGGTGTTGTTCGTTTCCAGTTGGTTGATGAGGTTTTTATAAAGGGCCTCTTTTGATTCAAAAATGGCCGTTGATTCCACAACGAGTGCTAAGTCTTTTTCAATTTGAGGGTCGTTAAAATCTTTGTAGATGTTTGTGTTGTCCCAGGAAATTGTTTGTAGATCGTTCATTTTAACCTCGGTGAAGATGAAATAAGGTGCAAATCATAGCATAAAACTCGGGTGATGCGATGTTGAATTAAACTTGTACAGTTTTTCCTTTCTATTTTTCTAGTTCTAAATAGAATTTAATGGACTGTGTCTAATTTACCAAGGCCTTAAATGAAAAAATCACAATTAACAGTGTCCGAATTAGCAGAGCAAAAAAGAGATAAGCATTTCCCAATCAAGTTTAAAGATTACACAATCGAATACGCCGCTGACAGGGATGTTTATTATAAAGAGCAAATGAAGATCTTTAAAAAAGTTTTCCCTCCTGGAATGAGTTTTACTCCCAATAAAAAAGAAGATAAGGCCCTTGATCCTTGTTACAGAGAGTACCGCAAGATTCATTCGGAGCGCTTTCTGATTACTCACAAAGGAAAAGTAGTGGGATGGATGCAGGGAGAGATGGAAGATTTTGAAACTTTCTATATGAGAAACACAGGTATTCTTCCGGCCCATCAGGACAAGGGCGTTTATAAAAAATTTCTAGCTGAATTTGAGAAATATATTTTCGGTCTAGGTTACGCCAGAATTTCTTCTCAGCACGCGCCGACAAATGCAAGAATCATTTCACTTAAGTTAAAAGCAAAATACGTCATTGTTGGATCAGAGACCCATGAGCGTTGGGGAAAATTAATCAAGCTGGTGAAGTTTAAGAGCAAGGACAGATACGATTATTACTTTAAAAAAGTGGATTAATAATGAATGAAGAGAATTCGATTTCACCAAGAGAAGAAGAGTTAGCGGCAAAAATTAGAGAGACCTATAATGCTGGTCATGGAAAAAAAGCTGTAGAGATGTCGATTGATTTTCTAAAGGAGTTTCCAGAAAGCCGTGTAGCTCGTTATCATTATGCAGTTACGCATGGAGATTACTCGGCAGAGATTGGACTGAGTGAAGAAGAATCAAAAAGATACCGTGAAATTGGAAACAATGGTTTTAAAGCGCTTATCGCTGATCCCAACTTTAAAAAGTGGCCATTTAAATTTCAATTTAGTGTGAGGAATGAATATTATTGGTTCTTTGAATTACACCAAGAGCAGTATGAACTTGGGATTGAAACTATTCCTCAAAGCGAAAATGGTCATTACAGTGCTTGTGTGGGTTCTTCAATGCTTGCCTTAAAATCTTTAAAGGCCGGAAACATTCCTTTGTCAGAAGAGTGGGCAGAGAAGTCTCTTATGCATTTTGAGAAATACGAAAAGTATATGCCCGATTGGTATAACATTAATTATTTCAGCTCTCAGTCTCTGGCCTGCTTAGGCAGATATGAAGAAGCCTTGCTTTGTTATAAAGACATGTACCGCAAGCAAAAAGCACCTATCAATGAAGCTGAGGTTGCGGAGTTCACCAATCGACTGGAAGAATTTAAAACTTATAGAAAGAAGTAAGAGGTTATTGCGGCACGAGCAGGTCTTCAAGAAAAAAGGCCGAAAGCTCCGACCTGCTTGAGAGTCCCGCCTTCGCATAAATGGCCATCGATTGCACTCGTGCTGTTTTTTCTGTTGTGTTTCTCACACTGGCAATTTCTTTAAGGCTAAGACCCTTGAGTAAGAGGAAGGCCACTTCTTTTTCCGCTGCCGTGAGTTCCCATTTACTCAACTGATCATCAATGGCCTGAGACAATCCTTCTAAGTATTTTTTAGATTCAGCTCTCCATTTTTCTGCTTCCTCACGGTAAGCAGAAAATTTCTGACTGGTTTCAATCAGGCTTTTTTTGGTTTGAAACGAATCTCTTAAAATATAAAAAATCCCAAATAAAGAAATAAGACCCATGCTGCCTTCAAGGAGCAAGTGCCAGATAACTACACCTTCTTTGGAATCACTTATAATGTCCATTGAGACAAGAAGAAAAACTGCACTTAATACGCTTACTAAAACCCATTTTTCTTTATGGCCCACAATCAACCTCTAATCATCATGTTCATTTTCGCTTTCATTTTCTTTGCCCTCATTATCACCTAAAGAAAGTGTCTTTCCAAAGATTTTTAACTCGTGCGCAGAAGTATCATAATTTTTTGTAAGGTAAGTCCCGGTACCAACTATGAGTAAGATCAGTAAAAGAGCGACCATAGGTTTGTGGCCCGAGATGCCACTTAGGCCATGGTCTGTTTCTTTTTTCCCGTGAAGCATGGAGAACGCAATTCCATCTACGTGGCGAAGACTGTGGAGAAAAACTCCGGCGACATGTAAGAGAGTTGTGACTAAAAAAAGATTGGCAAAAAGTTCATGTAAATCTTCGAAAGCTTCTTTATGACCTGAGGTCATGAGAATTCCCGTGATGGCCAGCATGAGGGCAGAAGTCAGCATGATAAGTGCCGCCCAACTTGAGGCCGGATTATGTCCGCTCCAGCGTTTTTTATCACCAGAAAACAACCCCTTAAAGTACTCTATGACATCTGTAGGATAGAGGGCAAATGATGAGAATCGTGCGTATCGTGTGCCGATGACTCCCCAAACGATTCGCAGAATAACCAGTACTCCTAACATCAGGCCTGCCAGCATGTGATAAGCAAAAATAGGGCTTTCATCATCGATGGTTTTGGCCACCATAAAAGCAAAGACAAATAAGAGGGCAAAGCTCCAATGAAAAATTCTTGTAGGCAAGTCGTAGATAAGTTGTTTGCGCATAAATCCTCCAGTGATTAGAGCATGCCTTAAACTCATTCATTTTCCATGGTCCAAAAGACCTATGACTCTTTATTCAAGCCTTTAGGTCATTTGACCAATGGAGGTTTTATTAAATGGGGGTACTTTGTAATCAAACAGAAATGATTCTGTAGAAAACAATCAGGAGAAATAAGATGCGTAATTATTTATTGGCGATTATGAGCCTAATGCTTGCTTCAGGGGTTGCCTTTGCAAAAAAAGATTGCACTGATCAACCAAAAGAGAAGTGGATGTCGGAAGCGGACTTTAAAAAGAAGGTCGAGGCCGAAGGTTACACGATCGCAAAATTCAAACAACCTGGCACTTGTTATGAAATTTATGGGACTAACAAGGATGGCAAAAAAGTCGAGATTTACTTCAATCCGGTCGATGGCTCTGTGAAAAAAGAGAAATAAACCGTCTTTTATTCGGGCACAGGCCTAAGTCTTGTGCCCGTCTAAGAATTGTAAAAGTCTCATTTCCCAAAAACTCATTTAAGATGGGTCCATGATGAACAAAGAAAAAGTTTTCTTAAATTCGCTGGTGACCTTGAACTTTTCAAAGTCCTTCCTCTACATGTCGGAGTACAAAATGCTTTATCACTTAAATCGTATGATGGAGCCTTTTGTAAAGGCGCCTAAAAAAGAGGATGACCCAGCTTTAATTAAACTGATGCGAGAAAAAGTCCTGGATCTTTACCTGCAAGATGCCAACAATGTTCTAAAAGGGTACTACCCAAAGGACTTGCTTTTAAAGTTTGACCCCAAAAACCATTTGCTTCGTTTGCCCAAACTCTTAATGGATTCCGTTAGCATTTCCCGCCGAAGAAAAACAGGAAAGACGAAGGACC contains:
- a CDS encoding S1 family peptidase, translated to MKNIFNLSLLSLTVLFSNAAISQDKIVGGVVVDPAQTETRYIVSIGGGCAGSIINEKWILTAAHCKSIFTRPITGGNVDLNASGRIKLEVKKSYIHPKNNASKYSYDFALLELKNPIDFEATGLRSIGMIDPELVKTGAIDAGVVSTVLGWGATRENGSVSYVLRMVDVPIVSNETANAPTSYNGQVDSTMIAAGFPEGQKDSCQGDSGGPLTITGTDGRPVLAGVVSWGRGCARAKYYGIYGNVAVAHPWIMETISASK
- a CDS encoding helix-turn-helix transcriptional regulator, whose translation is MTTKKNETLSLGGFLKAHRQGEELSQTEFAKFLGISKQRLCDLEKDKSNVSIKLCITLAKKIGVPPEWLAKLSIQHQLRKENLKLKIQ
- a CDS encoding SDR family oxidoreductase; translated protein: MEFRDKIVLITGANRGIGKALVEACLKKEVKKIYACARDKNALSVFQDERIIPLTLDISNQDQRLAAANMALDVQILINNAGVLHPGSLFGESTHDFREDMEINYFATIEMMRAFLPVLMKNKEARMINIASIAKFTNFPFIAGYSASKAALYSISQAARIELAQHNIPVHIVNPGAIDTDMNKGSTMQMTAPHEMAMNLLIDVEAEIEDIIPDKIGKSMYEIWERSPKELEALSRQLFFQN
- a CDS encoding restriction endonuclease; the protein is MKHTNLRPKPKFRIIKSSGEIEKFSEKKLRNSLRRSGLKEKDCQRISKTVSSSVLDGTTSKDIYRKTIKLVKRQSPIAAAHYSLKRALLNLGPTGYEFEHFVGKYFENQGYQTSVGVTLQGGIVRHEVDVVASKPNYNIYTECKFHNNGGKKNDIKVALYVKARWDDLKNGPDGKYLRGYALATNTVFTKDAITYAEGVGLLLLGVNAPEGETFLDIIKKHKLYPITALVRLKKVHCKELLKREIILCSELLTEDKLMLKIGMKPEEVSTVIKDIHTLLGL
- a CDS encoding MBL fold metallo-hydrolase, whose amino-acid sequence is MKLTFVGATDEVTGSMTLIQTPSGKVLVDCGMHQGSLESVQKNLDPLPFDPRDIKAIFLTHAHLDHSGSIPHLVKLGFRGSIFCTRATMKLALLIMADSAHIIEETENHPLKNYYGVEEVVKTTSFFVVKEMGSTFSFLDLKVSMLPAGHILGAVSYLFEDEDKKRVVFSGDLGRHDDPLNSPPPPCPKADVVVLESTYGGKLRKGDLQKDLADFLKLVKKESKVGIIASFAVSRAQLLITLIHQYNFEHPEDKVRFVIDGPMMSGANRIYQQFTELTEMAEELRHALGDVEVIDNIREWHSIQKQKGPIVIISSSGMITGGRIWRYLENWQADKNAVLFLPGYQAANTAGRKLSEGAREVKNEEGKIIHWSGSVISSQAFSSHADQDELIEWISELDKSTHIYLNHGDPDAKVALRKKLKSLGFEKCDIAQAEN
- a CDS encoding HigA family addiction module antitoxin, which produces MNKINYQRPPTNPGEILSEEFLKPLGLTQKELADHIQVDIKVINRLVNGKTTLSAEMALKLASSFQTTPDFWLSAQYEIDLYRAKMSLPKLPGAIIKTN
- a CDS encoding type II toxin-antitoxin system RelE/ParE family toxin, with the protein product MVIVSFREIQLQDFIETGIPPKNCQWKFLSKVVLRKLDMLNYAKRLDDLKAPPGNRLKALKGDLIGHYSIRINDQWRIIFIWSEDGPANVEIVDYHF
- a CDS encoding M3 family oligoendopeptidase, with protein sequence MNDLQTISWDNTNIYKDFNDPQIEKDLALVVESTAIFESKEALYKNLINQLETNNTTDLYKNLELTIELYHRYLETNITYYQVMVYSMTALSVNTQNKEAKNLQARGQKLWTNYLKAFKPISICVQRSPTDFLTLFLDDKRTKELHFALGRQREQNDHLLSTNEEVLLTGFALDGLSAWGKLYNEISGALKVNVDGETMALSSANNLYSNPDRKKRESAYRAINEGWRGQEISACAILNSINGWRNENYKVRSTKKQLHYLDQTCHAANITRTTLDALMNTTFDKRAFGQEVLRTMARDLNVPQMGPWDLMAPYPAKTTASKISFPKAIEIIKAAFSEVDPSMADFAQMMADKKWIDCAPSENRAQGAYCTGYAKVRETRVFMTYDGSMKNVITLAHEIGHAYHNWVMKDLPISECSYPMTLAETASIFAETVVRDYLLKTSESKDELKAILWQEIQSVQSLMINIPARYEFEKRFVEKRLEKNVTVEETKNIMIEGQKIWYGDTLSEYDEMFWASKLHFSMSERSFYNYPYLFGYLFSLGIYSKREALGKDFHARYVELLKDTGRMTAENLVKKHFNEDISKSDFWLRSIAIAEKAFEKYKSL
- a CDS encoding GNAT family N-acetyltransferase; this translates as MKKSQLTVSELAEQKRDKHFPIKFKDYTIEYAADRDVYYKEQMKIFKKVFPPGMSFTPNKKEDKALDPCYREYRKIHSERFLITHKGKVVGWMQGEMEDFETFYMRNTGILPAHQDKGVYKKFLAEFEKYIFGLGYARISSQHAPTNARIISLKLKAKYVIVGSETHERWGKLIKLVKFKSKDRYDYYFKKVD
- a CDS encoding helix-turn-helix transcriptional regulator; this translates as MGHKEKWVLVSVLSAVFLLVSMDIISDSKEGVVIWHLLLEGSMGLISLFGIFYILRDSFQTKKSLIETSQKFSAYREEAEKWRAESKKYLEGLSQAIDDQLSKWELTAAEKEVAFLLLKGLSLKEIASVRNTTEKTARVQSMAIYAKAGLSSRSELSAFFLEDLLVPQ
- a CDS encoding cytochrome b/b6 domain-containing protein, yielding MRKQLIYDLPTRIFHWSFALLFVFAFMVAKTIDDESPIFAYHMLAGLMLGVLVILRIVWGVIGTRYARFSSFALYPTDVIEYFKGLFSGDKKRWSGHNPASSWAALIMLTSALMLAITGILMTSGHKEAFEDLHELFANLFLVTTLLHVAGVFLHSLRHVDGIAFSMLHGKKETDHGLSGISGHKPMVALLLILLIVGTGTYLTKNYDTSAHELKIFGKTLSLGDNEGKENESENEHDD
- a CDS encoding PepSY domain-containing protein, giving the protein MRNYLLAIMSLMLASGVAFAKKDCTDQPKEKWMSEADFKKKVEAEGYTIAKFKQPGTCYEIYGTNKDGKKVEIYFNPVDGSVKKEK